From the genome of Nasonia vitripennis strain AsymCx chromosome 1, Nvit_psr_1.1, whole genome shotgun sequence, one region includes:
- the LOC100121477 gene encoding uncharacterized protein LOC100121477 isoform X2, with amino-acid sequence MDSNMSTAAYVHRAGGGGSTSGTMSSSPANGNTATTGGGGGGRMAVIGVTRNVKLRRRGAAGFGFSLRGGREYGAGFYVSDVVPGGEAHRNGLRVGDQILRVNGYPVEDAVHQEVALLAKNQQVLVLKIRSVGMIPVKDNPNDPVTWHMVQQQQQQLQYGDAVSNEIRIRVLVGEKGRLGCGVCKGLVPGLTVQGTREGGPARAAGLKAGDIILWCNGQSLTDLPFERAIEVMRNSAILDLIVNRPIVSSGSSSSGSSGSNNHVYDCPEQLWMRGSSGYDSESSSLVGPSPTPPPPPPMQMQMSASPQHRQIMMSQCNRNGRNCCPASGSGPSDWGHMEQSQEWTRKANNTTIIRINQQPSQTYGGPPQHQQHVRRGSGSMPRAPLMMRSLYDDASELDEEPLYDPVAPKDYECHDFDANPRDEIDRRAEYRREHGIREYEPTTVDDIFIKDGQADTGSAMGSQRQLDKKTVTTVEVHQPCPPAPPSMPPAMPYKWPAETKPMNAMGMQMGSTMSMGSTGSTETESSLESSCGGKDCGASTSSSLSTSSSCEQNHPAQAFASSIAAAAATKLPTPEPPRVATVQTSIKAPSGPPTGTGGAKPVPPPPPPPPIDLGTAITKELERRAKQRSMNNATTAETSGDKQQADARKPAVPQNQEQKVTHDKLMEEFKRAHQRMFSNAQQRNQDNPEQENEIPNAITEESINILQENGIDNLATSLNNKVTIRVNTEPSSR; translated from the exons GGCTGGCGGGGGCGGCTCAACGTCAGGGACGATGTCCTCGAGTCCTGCCAACGGCAACACAGCCACGACTggtggtggcggcggcggccgcatGGCCGTGATCGGCGTCACCCGCAACGTCAAGCTTCGCCGACGAGGCGCCGCAGGCTTTGGCTTCTCGCTCAGAGGCGGCCGGGAATACGGAGCCGGATTTTACGTGAGCGACGTCGTGCCCGGCGGCGAGGCGCACCGCAATGGACTCAGG GTCGGTGATCAAATCCTCCGCGTGAACGGCTACCCGGTCGAGGACGCCGTGCACCAGGAGGTGGCTCTCCTGGCGAAGAACCAGCAGGTGCTGGTCCTCAAGATCCGCAGCGTTGGAATGATACCAGTCAAAGA CAATCCGAACGACCCAGTGACGTGGCACatggtgcagcagcagcagcagcaactccAGTACGGCGACGCCGTCAGCAACGAGATCAGGATCCGAGTCCTCGTCGGCGAGAAGGGCAGGCTCGGCTGCGGCGTCTGCAAGGGACTCGTACCCGGCCTCACCGTTCAG GGCACGAGAGAAGGAGGTCCAGCGCGAGCTGCGGGTCTGAAAGCCGGGGACATAATCCTCTGGTGCAACGGACAGAGCCTGACGGATCTGCCCTTCGAGCGAGCGATCGAGGTGATGCGCAACTCGGCCATCCTCGACCTGATCGTGAACCGACCCATCgtcagcagcggcagcagcagtagcggcagcagcggcagcaacaaCCACGTCTACGACTGTCCGGAACAGCTGTGGATGCGCGGCTCCAGCGGCTACGACAGCGAAAGCTCCAGCCTCGTCGGACCCAGTCCTACGCCTCCGCCGCCCCCGCCTATGCAGATGCAGATGTCGGCCTCCCCCCAGCACAGGCAGATCATGATGTCCCAGTGCAATCGTAACGGGCG AAACTGCTGTCCGGCCAGCGGCTCGGGTCCATCGGATTGGGGCCACATGGAACAG TCGCAGGAGTGGACGCGCAAAGCCAACAACACGACGATCATCCGGATAAACCAGCAGCCGAGCCAGACCTACGGAGGACCAccgcagcaccagcagcacgTGAGACGAGGCTCGGGCTCGATGCCGAGAGCGCCGCTGATGATGCGAAGCCTCTACGACGACGCGAGCGAGCTGGACGAGGAGCCTCTGTACGACCCCGTCGCGCCGAAGGACTACGAGTGTCACGACTTCGACGCGAATCCGAGGGACGAGATCGATCGCAGAGCCGAGTACAGGCGGGAACACGGCATTCGAGAGTACGAGCCGACTACCGTCGACGATATCTTCATCAAG GACGGCCAAGCGGACACCGGCAGCGCGATGGGCTCGCAGAGACAGCTGGACAAGAAAACGGTCACCACGGTCGAGGTTCATCAGCCCTGTCCGCCGGCGCCTCCGTCCATGCCTCCGGCTATGCCCTACAAGTGGCCAGCGG aaACGAAGCCGATGAACGCGATGGGCATGCAGATGGGCAGCACGATGTCGATGGGCTCGACGGGTTCGACGGAGACCGAGTCCAGCCTCGAGTCCTCTTGCGGCGGCAAGGATTGCGGAGCCTCGACCTCGTCCTCGCTGTCGACCTCGTCGTCCTGTGAACAGAACCATCCGGCTCAGGCCTTCGCCAGCTCCATCGCTGCCGCAGCGGCGACCAAGCTGCCGACACCCGAGCCTCCGAGAGTCGCCACCGTGCAGACGAGCATCAAGGCACCCAGTGGCCCACCCACGGGTACCGGAGGAGCCAAACCCGTGCCaccaccgccaccgccgccgccgatcgATCTGGGAACCGCTATCACCAAGGAGCTGGAGAGACGGGCCAAACAG AGGAGCATGAATAACGCAACGACGGCAGAAACCTCGGGGGATAAACAGCAGGCGGATGCCCGGAAGCCTGCGGTTCCGCAGAACCAGGAGCAGAAAGTAACGCACGACAAG CTCATGGAGGAGTTCAAACGCGCCCATCAGAGGATGTTCAGCAACGCACAGCAGCGCAACCAGGACAATCCGGAACAG
- the LOC100121477 gene encoding lysine-specific demethylase 6B isoform X1: MDSNMSTAAYVHRAGGGGSTSGTMSSSPANGNTATTGGGGGGRMAVIGVTRNVKLRRRGAAGFGFSLRGGREYGAGFYVSDVVPGGEAHRNGLRVGDQILRVNGYPVEDAVHQEVALLAKNQQVLVLKIRSVGMIPVKDNPNDPVTWHMVQQQQQQLQYGDAVSNEIRIRVLVGEKGRLGCGVCKGLVPGLTVQGTREGGPARAAGLKAGDIILWCNGQSLTDLPFERAIEVMRNSAILDLIVNRPIVSSGSSSSGSSGSNNHVYDCPEQLWMRGSSGYDSESSSLVGPSPTPPPPPPMQMQMSASPQHRQIMMSQCNRNGRNCCPASGSGPSDWGHMEQSQEWTRKANNTTIIRINQQPSQTYGGPPQHQQHVRRGSGSMPRAPLMMRSLYDDASELDEEPLYDPVAPKDYECHDFDANPRDEIDRRAEYRREHGIREYEPTTVDDIFIKDGQADTGSAMGSQRQLDKKTVTTVEVHQPCPPAPPSMPPAMPYKWPAETKPMNAMGMQMGSTMSMGSTGSTETESSLESSCGGKDCGASTSSSLSTSSSCEQNHPAQAFASSIAAAAATKLPTPEPPRVATVQTSIKAPSGPPTGTGGAKPVPPPPPPPPIDLGTAITKELERRAKQRSMNNATTAETSGDKQQADARKPAVPQNQEQKVTHDKLMEEFKRAHQRMFSNAQQRNQDNPEQNEEKRAKPVTATSLKPAVSTPNLLTRTNNLKNVSKTNNDDRVEMQSIESFKIDPDVPPKPPSTYFTSINNKNVTTMTLKPKPKPKPNVTITSAAGPGKSVSKVAIRIGTYNEIDSKQPSRLGFLSQEATPTVNGKTGVASRLHNELAATLQRSNLRKKTEGENEIPNAITEESINILQENGIDNLATSLNNKVTIRVNTEPSSR, translated from the exons GGCTGGCGGGGGCGGCTCAACGTCAGGGACGATGTCCTCGAGTCCTGCCAACGGCAACACAGCCACGACTggtggtggcggcggcggccgcatGGCCGTGATCGGCGTCACCCGCAACGTCAAGCTTCGCCGACGAGGCGCCGCAGGCTTTGGCTTCTCGCTCAGAGGCGGCCGGGAATACGGAGCCGGATTTTACGTGAGCGACGTCGTGCCCGGCGGCGAGGCGCACCGCAATGGACTCAGG GTCGGTGATCAAATCCTCCGCGTGAACGGCTACCCGGTCGAGGACGCCGTGCACCAGGAGGTGGCTCTCCTGGCGAAGAACCAGCAGGTGCTGGTCCTCAAGATCCGCAGCGTTGGAATGATACCAGTCAAAGA CAATCCGAACGACCCAGTGACGTGGCACatggtgcagcagcagcagcagcaactccAGTACGGCGACGCCGTCAGCAACGAGATCAGGATCCGAGTCCTCGTCGGCGAGAAGGGCAGGCTCGGCTGCGGCGTCTGCAAGGGACTCGTACCCGGCCTCACCGTTCAG GGCACGAGAGAAGGAGGTCCAGCGCGAGCTGCGGGTCTGAAAGCCGGGGACATAATCCTCTGGTGCAACGGACAGAGCCTGACGGATCTGCCCTTCGAGCGAGCGATCGAGGTGATGCGCAACTCGGCCATCCTCGACCTGATCGTGAACCGACCCATCgtcagcagcggcagcagcagtagcggcagcagcggcagcaacaaCCACGTCTACGACTGTCCGGAACAGCTGTGGATGCGCGGCTCCAGCGGCTACGACAGCGAAAGCTCCAGCCTCGTCGGACCCAGTCCTACGCCTCCGCCGCCCCCGCCTATGCAGATGCAGATGTCGGCCTCCCCCCAGCACAGGCAGATCATGATGTCCCAGTGCAATCGTAACGGGCG AAACTGCTGTCCGGCCAGCGGCTCGGGTCCATCGGATTGGGGCCACATGGAACAG TCGCAGGAGTGGACGCGCAAAGCCAACAACACGACGATCATCCGGATAAACCAGCAGCCGAGCCAGACCTACGGAGGACCAccgcagcaccagcagcacgTGAGACGAGGCTCGGGCTCGATGCCGAGAGCGCCGCTGATGATGCGAAGCCTCTACGACGACGCGAGCGAGCTGGACGAGGAGCCTCTGTACGACCCCGTCGCGCCGAAGGACTACGAGTGTCACGACTTCGACGCGAATCCGAGGGACGAGATCGATCGCAGAGCCGAGTACAGGCGGGAACACGGCATTCGAGAGTACGAGCCGACTACCGTCGACGATATCTTCATCAAG GACGGCCAAGCGGACACCGGCAGCGCGATGGGCTCGCAGAGACAGCTGGACAAGAAAACGGTCACCACGGTCGAGGTTCATCAGCCCTGTCCGCCGGCGCCTCCGTCCATGCCTCCGGCTATGCCCTACAAGTGGCCAGCGG aaACGAAGCCGATGAACGCGATGGGCATGCAGATGGGCAGCACGATGTCGATGGGCTCGACGGGTTCGACGGAGACCGAGTCCAGCCTCGAGTCCTCTTGCGGCGGCAAGGATTGCGGAGCCTCGACCTCGTCCTCGCTGTCGACCTCGTCGTCCTGTGAACAGAACCATCCGGCTCAGGCCTTCGCCAGCTCCATCGCTGCCGCAGCGGCGACCAAGCTGCCGACACCCGAGCCTCCGAGAGTCGCCACCGTGCAGACGAGCATCAAGGCACCCAGTGGCCCACCCACGGGTACCGGAGGAGCCAAACCCGTGCCaccaccgccaccgccgccgccgatcgATCTGGGAACCGCTATCACCAAGGAGCTGGAGAGACGGGCCAAACAG AGGAGCATGAATAACGCAACGACGGCAGAAACCTCGGGGGATAAACAGCAGGCGGATGCCCGGAAGCCTGCGGTTCCGCAGAACCAGGAGCAGAAAGTAACGCACGACAAG CTCATGGAGGAGTTCAAACGCGCCCATCAGAGGATGTTCAGCAACGCACAGCAGCGCAACCAGGACAATCCGGAACAG AACGAGGAAAAACGCGCGAAACCCGTGACAGCCACTAGTCTCAAACCGGCCGTCAGCACGCCTAACCTCCTCACTAGGACGAACAACCTGAAAAACGTCAGCAAGACCAATAACGACGACCGAGTCGAGATGCAGAGCATCGAGTCGTTCAAGATCGACCCCGATGTGCCGCCGAAACCTCCTTCCACCTATTTCACCTCcatcaataataaaaacgtcACGACAATGACGCTGAAACCGAAACCTAAACCTAAACCCAACGTGACCATAACCTCGGCAGCGGGCCCGGGAAAGTCGGTGAGCAAGGTTGCCATAAGGATCGGCACGTATAACGAGATCGACTCGAAGCAGCCCTCGAGGCTTGGTTTTCTCAGTCAGGAGGCGACGCCGACTGTCAATGGTAAAACCGGCGTCGCCTCGAGACTTCACAACGAGCTCGCCGCTACGCTGCAGAGGTCGAACCTAAGAAAAAAGACTGAGGGG